From the genome of Methanothrix soehngenii GP6:
CCATGATAGAGGAGGCTTCGATCAGGATAACCTGGACAAGACCTATGACTCGCAGATAAATCCAGAATTGCAGGCTTTCGTAGGCCAACCAGCGGAAGGAAATTGGATACTCAGGGCTATGGATCTGTCAAGGCTGGATAAAGGCATTATAAATAAATGGAATATGAGAGTCACATATTCTGGATAGATACGCTTTTTTTCCGGGAAAAGGGGGCATAATCCTGCCCCTCCCATCCTGCCCCTCTCCCCAAAATCTATGGCTCTTCGCTGAATGGCCAAATCTTCTCTTACTGAGCAGACTTTTCCATGCTCTTCGTTATCTCTAATAGCATAATATCGAAATAAAGCGTCTGCTCGACGAGGGGATGATTTGCATCCAGGGTGACTGTGGTCTCTGTAACATCTGTTATCTGCGCAGGGACATAAGTACCCTCGGAGGTGCAGATCTCAAGGCTCATTCCCTCGACGGGAACGAGGTCTGAAGGGAAATCCTTTTTATCCATGGTTATAGCCCGATCTTCCTTGTAATTGCCATAGCCCTTTTCTGGAGGGATCTGGACCTTCTTTGACTCGCCCGGGCTCATGCCGACTACAGCCTCTTCAAAGCCAGGTATGAAAGAGCCTGATCCAATCTCAAACTCCAGCGGATCGCATCCTTCTGATGTATCGAATATAACCCCTGTCCCCAGCTTGCCGGTGTAGTGCACCTTTACGGTGTCGCCCATTTTCGCCTGTGCCATATGATCCACCTCTTTATCCTCAATCCTTTTTCTTATTACTTCCATATAACTTCATCCATGCATGATCCATGAGAAGATCCATATCTGAGAAGCGACAAATGCTGGCTGATGCAATCAAGGTATATCGAGGGTGAATTCAAGATATGATGAGATGGAAGGCAGATCGAGGGCTTGAAGCCAGAATGCTTCTGACCATGATCCTTCTGGCGGTCCTATACATGGCGTTTCTGGCAGTTCTGGTCTCCCAGGGCGTTGATAATATAATAATTATTTTATTCATTGGCGGGTTCATGCTCCTTCAATACTACTATTCAGATAAGATGATCCTGTCGACCATGGGCGCCAAGATGGTCTCGGAGAGTGAAGCTCCAGAGCTTCATCAAATCGTCTCCCGGCTCTGCGCCATCGCCGATTTGCCCATGCCCAAAATAGCAGTGGTAAACAGCTCAATGCCAAATGCCTTCGCTACCGGCAGGAACCAGAAGAATGCGGTGGTGGCGGTGACCACGGGCATTATGCAAAAGCTCGATCATAGCGAGCTGGAGGCGGTGCTGGCCCATGAATTGACTCATGTTAAGAACAGGGATATGATGGTGATGACCATAGCCACGTTCCTATCTTCCATGGCCCAGATCCTGGTCAGATCCATGCCATTCATGGGCGGAGGGGGCGGACGCGATCGCGACTCAGGAGGCAGCTTCATAGTGATATTCGTGGTCTCCCTGGCGGTTTGGGTCTTGAGCTTTATACTGATACAAGCCCTCTCCAGATACCGGGAGTTTGCTGCCGACCGTGGAGCTGCAATCATCACCGGGCAGCCCTCCAACCTGGTGAGTGCATTGATGAAGATAAGCGGCTTTCGGGTGCCCACCGAGGATCTGAGAAAGGTGGAGGGGCCCGTAAGCGCTCTGTTCATAGTGCCTGCCTTCAGCCGCTCTTCCATCATGAACCTCTTCTCGACTCACCCCACTCTGGAGGCCAGGATCGAGGCTCTGCAGAGGATTGAGCAGGGGCTGGAGAGCTGAAGATGGGATTTCTGGATTCCATTATGGGAAAGACGCGCCTGCCCGAGGCTAAGATCGACCGGCTATTTGCCATCTCCACCGCTGCGGTGACAATGGATGCCAACCTCGATCTTGTGCCGGATGGACAGGCTGGGTTATGCTTCAAGCCCATGGAGTCCTCTTACTATGAATCTGCCAGCAAGGAGATTGAAGACCTCCTCAAGCTGAGCTTCCAGGAGTCGGGCACATCGCACAGCCTCCAGAAGGATGAGTACGGCTATATCTGGGTGATCCTGACCGATCAGGATTTTGAGGATCTGGTGGCCAATATTCAAATGATCTGCCAGATATTGATGGAGCATGGATTCGGAACTCAGCTCTTGGCGGCAGTCTATCGCTTCAAGGGAGTGGCTGCTGTATACTGGATCTATAGCTTCAAGCTGGGATCATACTATCCCTTTGTGCCGAAATCCAACAAGCAGCGCGACACTGCAATGGAGTTCCGGTTGAGGTCACTGATGCAAAAGGAGCTGCCAATAGAGAAGGATATGGCCAAGTGGTACCCAATGTGGGGAATGCCGCTTTAGTACGGCACAAATGAAAATCCTCGTCGATCTTCCCATAGTAATTGGCGTCGCTAAAATCCCATCAAATCAAATAATCCCATCATCTTCAGGCCGATGAGGATCATCAGGGCGATGAAGATCCTCTTGAGCTTCTCCTCTGACATTTTATGGGTGACATTCACTCCCCAATGGGCAGTCAGCATGCTTGCTCCTGCTAAGAGAACGAACTGAAACAGATCGATATAGCCCACACAGTAGGCAGGAAGCCCAGCTACCCCCCATCCATTGATGGCATAGGCAATCGTCCCTCCCACAGCGTTAAAGGCAATGGCTACAGTTGATGTGCCAACCGCCTGATACATGGTAAAGCCCATGGCAATTACCATAGCAGGAACAAGGATCACGCCGCCCCCTATTCCTGCGAGCCCGGAGATAACTCCAACCACTACCCCCCATAGAATATAAGGCAAAAGGCTGCTCACCACCTCGGGCCTTCCTCGCCGTAGGTCCCGGGCATATATCATTCGCAGAGCTCCTCCAATGATAATAATCCCAAAGATCATCCTGAGAAGCTCCCCCGGAGCATGAGAGGCAATGGTTCCGCCTAGAAAGGCACCTACCAGGCCAGAGAGGCCCAATGTCACTCCTGGACGCCAGAGGACTACTCCTTGGCAGTTATGACCGTGGCATCCGCAGAGCGACGTGGGCAGTATGACCGCAAGGGAGGTGCCAAAAGCCACCCTGGTTGATAGAGTTGGATCCACTCCCATGGATGTCAGAGCCCAGATCTGCACCGGCACCATGATGAATCCACCTCCTACCCCCAGCATGCCGCAGGCAAATCCCACAACCATTCCCGTCAGCAGGAGGACGATAATATAGATGAGCATTGATTCTGCTATCATGGCCACCTGCAAGCGAATCTCTTGGCGGTCATCTCGCCCTGAGGGTCGATGAGATTGTATTCGTCATTTCTGAGCTTTCATTTGGTCGCGCTTTGGGCATGCATTAGTTCACGGTGCTTGGCTAAAATCTCATCCGCCAGCCGGTCCAGACGGCGAAAATCGGCCTCCTTGGGATATCCTTTGGCCACCACCGGATCGAAGAGCTGCAGCTTGAGATTGGGCATAGCCTGGGTGATCTGTTCCAGCATCTTCCCTCCCCAGCCATATGATCCGATTATGGATGCGTACCTGGTCTTCGGCCGGAGGGCATTGGCCAGGATGGCAGCATAAAGGGCCAGGGGATGAGCGCCAGAGAGCATCGTGGGCGTGCCAATTACAATGGTTGAAGCATCGACTAGGGCCTCGGCCAGCAAACCTATATCGCTGTTGGTGAGGTCGAATCGTTTGACCTCGATTCCCCTGGCGATCAGAGCATCTGCGATATAGTCGGTCATGGCTTTTGTCGAACCGTGCATGGAAACAAAGGGCAAAACCACCTGGTTTTTCACCTCGTCCGAGGCCCATTCTCCATAAGCATTTAGTATGAATTCTGGACGGGCATGGATGGGGCCGTGGCTGGGGGCAATGATGTCAATATCATAATTCGATATCCTTTCCAGGTGCTTTCTAATGTGCTGGCGGAAGGGCATCATGATCTCTGCATAATATCTCTTTGCCGCTCTATAGACCACTGCCTCATCTGCATATAGAGTGCTGGTGGCTAGATGCGATCCCAGAAAATCGCAGCTGAAGAGAATTCTGTCCGCGGCAAGATAGGACAATATGGTATCTGGCCAGTGAACCCAGGGCGCGGAGATTATCTGCAGGCTCTTGCCTCCCAGATCGATTACATCGCCGTCCTTCAGCTCCTGCGTTCTCTTTTTATCCACCAGGCCGAACTCAACCAGCAGCTCCAGGCATCTGGCCGAGCCGGCAACTGTGGAATCGGGATATAGCTCAACCAGCCGGCCAAGGCTCCCGGTGTGATCCTGTTCGGCATGCTGGACTATGATGTAGTCGATCTTCTTTATGCCCAGAGCATTCAGGTTTTCTATGAGCACATCGGCCATAGTAGAATCCACGGCATCGATGAGCGCGATCTTGTTCTTTCCCCGGACCAGATATGAGTTGTAGCTGGTTCCATCGGGCAGGGCGATAAGGGCATCAAAGAGCCTGCGGTCCCAGTCTATCGCCCCGATGGAAAATACTCCCGGCTTGATCTCTCTTACAAGGGTCATCTCTCATCCACCTGGTTGCTATTCATTTTAGCTCTTCGAAGTCGCTCTTTGATGCCCCACATTGGGGACAGGTCCAGCTGTCTGGCAATTCCTCAAAGGGAGTGTTGGGGGCGATGCCGGAGTCCGGATCTCCTATCTCAGGGTCATAGATGTAGCCGCAGAGAGTGCACTTATATTTTTTTGCCATGAAAACCACTATCCTCTTTCTGCTAATCCTCTTTTTAGCCGATTCAAGGTATCTGGATACCTTTGATGGTATCCGGAAGCCTGAATCTATTATCTGAATCTTACTAGTCTCTATTTGAGTATAAGCGTTTGCCCAGCAAAGCAGTTTCCTCATGGAGCTTTGATCTGCTTATGAATGGATAGCATAAGCTTGAGAATGGAAAAGCTGAAATAATAATGAATTAAATAGCCATCTTGATTCGAGGTGTTTTGATGGACAGCACCGGATCAAAGAGAGAAGGTAAGTTCAAATGCAAGATCTGTCGCATGATATTTGAGTCGAAGGAAGAGCTGAAGTTTCATCTATTGGAGGAGCATAACAGAGGGTGATCGTCTCATAGCTGAGGAATTGAGAATCCCCGGTTCCTGACTGAATTATCATATCATTTTTTTATTATTGTTGGGGCTGGCATGCTCTTTTTATCTTTTTTCAGCTGATCTTTAGGCTATCGCTGCTGGTCAGGATCATTATTAGAGGGGAGTAGGCTATAAATATCAAGCCGCATATCTTTATCTTAATCAGCAGCCGAATTATGTTCCTAAAAAATGCGAGGAGACGGTTCTAATGAGGTGGATTCTGATCTTGCTTATGGCGCTCTCTCTTTTGGCCTTTGCACAGGCAATGAGCGGCACTGATAAGGTTCAGAAGGTTGGCGGCGACTTTGGACGGGCGTGGCTGGAGAAAAATCTGGGGCCAAAGAGCAGTCCGCCTGCGGCTGGCAGTCAAAGCAATCTGAGCGAGGCGGACCCACTTAGCGAGGACTGGCTGGGCATAACCTCTCCTTTTAGTGCTGGCAATGAGACGAATGATAAACCCCAAAACGGCTCGAAACAGGATTCTCCATACTCTGTGAACAGGATTATGACCCCTGTTCACGAGATAGATGCCAGCTGGAACCAGAGTTCCGCTTTTGCAGGACTGCCCGAGCCTGACAAGAATGGGCTGATAAATGGCATTCCGGCAGAGATGTACTACTCAATAGGGCCGGCTTATTTCGACTTCTAATGCAAGGCGGATAATATGCTTGCACATGTGATTTTCCATAATGCCGAGCCTGATGGGAAGGATTGACGGCTTTCCAGTTGATCTGCAGCAATACTATGATCTGTTTGGCATCTGGAAAGAGGATGCTACATAGGCTGGCTCCGGCACTTTCCTCAGGTCAACGAGCGAGGCACCTGCCGAGAGTGAGAGCTTTTGGTCTACCCCATAGCTATGAGATCAATTATTTTTTTAAGGCACATCTGAAAAAAAGATGTTTCATCCTACTGGAATCCACAAGACGCTCATCTCTTCCACATCAACGTCTGCCTTTTCCAGGGGAATCTTGATCTCTTCGATCTGATCGGCCGCTACCTTCCATCGATCGGAGATCAGCGAAATCTCCTCTGCCAGCTTATCCTCGAGCTCCTCCAGCTCTCTCTCCTTTTCCTCTTTCTTCTCTTCTGCAGAGCGCAGACGCTCCTGAGTGCGAATCGTCATTGAGCGCCGGGATGCTGCCCCGCCCAGGCTCAGGGAGCGACGCCGGCCACCGAGAAGCCCTGATAGAAGATCGCCAGCACCGTGGAGCAGCTCTTCCTGTTGCCTCTGACGGGTATCTGTATTGAGCTCTCGAACCCTTCGATCAGCGTTGTTGAGCTGGGATTTTATTCGGTTGATGGAGGACTCATGCTTATCTTTGAGCTTCGCCATTTCAATATCTGCCTTATCCTCAGCTGCCTGGAAGCATCTTCTCTCAAAATCATTCCTCGACTCGCCCACCCTGGAGTACAAATCCAGGGCAGGATTGCGTAGGATGCTTATGCTGCGACTTCTTACTAGATGATCCTGCAAGGCGCTTTTCGCTTCTTTGAAGTAGGACGCTTTATCCAGATCTGCTTTAGCCAGCAGGTAAATTGCCCTGTCGGGCGGCCTGCTGGTCAGATCTCTATCATCATAATCGACGTTAATTGCCGACTTGGGATCGAAGCGTTTGCTAAGGGGGAAGAAAATCGCTTCCCATTCCTCGGTATGATCGACCGCTGCTTTATTGTCATCATATTTGAGATGGACACGGGCGATCAGGCCTGCTTGGAGCCGCTTTCCTCCGGGCATTGACCGCACCTGAGATGCCCAGGGGGCTGATGGATCCAGATAATAGACTGCAGTGGATGGATCCACTCGGGGAGCCACCTGGCTCTCATCCCTGGATATCTCTCCAGAGGCTGGAGGGAATCCACCAGAGCTTCTCCTGGTCATCTCCATTCCTCCTTCCTGCCGCAGCGTTTCCTGTGAGGCGGCAGCTGAGGCGATCTTGAAGCTCGTGCTAGCGGCGGTCCCATAGGCAGCCCCAGCGCCGGCGGAGGAAGAGGATATGGAAATGCTGCGCAGAGGGTGATCACGGGTCAACCTCTCGATCTGGTTTCTATCTAAAGGTCCTGCCAGGTAGGACATAGACCACCGGCTGGTGAAGATCACCGGCTCTTTGGCCTTGGCCGATTGAAGGACGAACTGTCGCTTGCCCAGGTTTGAGATCAGCCGGTCGAAGAGCTTCATGTCTGTCTGGCCGGAGACCGATTCGATTCCCTCCAGAATCCTGGCCTTATCCCTTTCCGTCTGCAGTCTGCCGATCATCCATGTCCCGGCATTGGACATCGCTTTGTAATCCAGATCAACCGGATTCTGAGTGGAGAGGACCATGCCCACCCCGTAAGCCCGACCCTGCTTGAGAATGGTCAGGATCTGCTTTTTCGATGGCGGCTCGGCGGTAGGTGGAGCGAAGCCAAACACCTCATCCATATAGACCAGCG
Proteins encoded in this window:
- a CDS encoding FKBP-type peptidyl-prolyl cis-trans isomerase; this encodes MAQAKMGDTVKVHYTGKLGTGVIFDTSEGCDPLEFEIGSGSFIPGFEEAVVGMSPGESKKVQIPPEKGYGNYKEDRAITMDKKDFPSDLVPVEGMSLEICTSEGTYVPAQITDVTETTVTLDANHPLVEQTLYFDIMLLEITKSMEKSAQ
- the htpX gene encoding zinc metalloprotease HtpX, with the protein product MMRWKADRGLEARMLLTMILLAVLYMAFLAVLVSQGVDNIIIILFIGGFMLLQYYYSDKMILSTMGAKMVSESEAPELHQIVSRLCAIADLPMPKIAVVNSSMPNAFATGRNQKNAVVAVTTGIMQKLDHSELEAVLAHELTHVKNRDMMVMTIATFLSSMAQILVRSMPFMGGGGGRDRDSGGSFIVIFVVSLAVWVLSFILIQALSRYREFAADRGAAIITGQPSNLVSALMKISGFRVPTEDLRKVEGPVSALFIVPAFSRSSIMNLFSTHPTLEARIEALQRIEQGLES
- the pspAB gene encoding PspA-associated protein PspAB, translated to MGFLDSIMGKTRLPEAKIDRLFAISTAAVTMDANLDLVPDGQAGLCFKPMESSYYESASKEIEDLLKLSFQESGTSHSLQKDEYGYIWVILTDQDFEDLVANIQMICQILMEHGFGTQLLAAVYRFKGVAAVYWIYSFKLGSYYPFVPKSNKQRDTAMEFRLRSLMQKELPIEKDMAKWYPMWGMPL
- a CDS encoding sulfite exporter TauE/SafE family protein is translated as MIAESMLIYIIVLLLTGMVVGFACGMLGVGGGFIMVPVQIWALTSMGVDPTLSTRVAFGTSLAVILPTSLCGCHGHNCQGVVLWRPGVTLGLSGLVGAFLGGTIASHAPGELLRMIFGIIIIGGALRMIYARDLRRGRPEVVSSLLPYILWGVVVGVISGLAGIGGGVILVPAMVIAMGFTMYQAVGTSTVAIAFNAVGGTIAYAINGWGVAGLPAYCVGYIDLFQFVLLAGASMLTAHWGVNVTHKMSEEKLKRIFIALMILIGLKMMGLFDLMGF
- a CDS encoding FprA family A-type flavoprotein yields the protein MTLVREIKPGVFSIGAIDWDRRLFDALIALPDGTSYNSYLVRGKNKIALIDAVDSTMADVLIENLNALGIKKIDYIIVQHAEQDHTGSLGRLVELYPDSTVAGSARCLELLVEFGLVDKKRTQELKDGDVIDLGGKSLQIISAPWVHWPDTILSYLAADRILFSCDFLGSHLATSTLYADEAVVYRAAKRYYAEIMMPFRQHIRKHLERISNYDIDIIAPSHGPIHARPEFILNAYGEWASDEVKNQVVLPFVSMHGSTKAMTDYIADALIARGIEVKRFDLTNSDIGLLAEALVDASTIVIGTPTMLSGAHPLALYAAILANALRPKTRYASIIGSYGWGGKMLEQITQAMPNLKLQLFDPVVAKGYPKEADFRRLDRLADEILAKHRELMHAQSATK
- the rd gene encoding rubredoxin; the protein is MAKKYKCTLCGYIYDPEIGDPDSGIAPNTPFEELPDSWTCPQCGASKSDFEELK
- a CDS encoding C2H2-type zinc finger protein, translating into MDSTGSKREGKFKCKICRMIFESKEELKFHLLEEHNRG
- a CDS encoding ATP-binding protein, yielding MTAGNQGNQAIQPGEMFLGGVIDPVSGQRMQRDIIYDARNLTTHGIIVGMTGSGKTGLGIVMLEEALSSGIPCLILDPKGDMGNLLLNFPSFSPRDFLPWINEAEAKSQATGTDQLAVQISESWRSGLAEWGIGPDRMQKLADSASCTIYTPGSVSGVPINVVGSLVAPRLDWSDSSQAEIGRDEIEGLVSSFLVLARIDADPISSPEHILLANIIEKAWSEGRDLDLGSLISQVRHPPMRKLGVFEIDSFYPQKERDRLAIRLNGLIASPSFAAWMAGPPLDIERMLYSSRGQPQASIIYLAHLSEAERQFVVTLILSRLITWMRRQSGTPDLRALVYMDEVFGFAPPTAEPPSKKQILTILKQGRAYGVGMVLSTQNPVDLDYKAMSNAGTWMIGRLQTERDKARILEGIESVSGQTDMKLFDRLISNLGKRQFVLQSAKAKEPVIFTSRWSMSYLAGPLDRNQIERLTRDHPLRSISISSSSAGAGAAYGTAASTSFKIASAAASQETLRQEGGMEMTRRSSGGFPPASGEISRDESQVAPRVDPSTAVYYLDPSAPWASQVRSMPGGKRLQAGLIARVHLKYDDNKAAVDHTEEWEAIFFPLSKRFDPKSAINVDYDDRDLTSRPPDRAIYLLAKADLDKASYFKEAKSALQDHLVRSRSISILRNPALDLYSRVGESRNDFERRCFQAAEDKADIEMAKLKDKHESSINRIKSQLNNADRRVRELNTDTRQRQQEELLHGAGDLLSGLLGGRRRSLSLGGAASRRSMTIRTQERLRSAEEKKEEKERELEELEDKLAEEISLISDRWKVAADQIEEIKIPLEKADVDVEEMSVLWIPVG